A DNA window from Palaemon carinicauda isolate YSFRI2023 chromosome 39, ASM3689809v2, whole genome shotgun sequence contains the following coding sequences:
- the LOC137630809 gene encoding uncharacterized protein: MKSCLVILALLAAVCTAQHPCWPNPPQNLRVSSLTAHSIEVEFEDPDNIQDCPIGSYHYEIEKVPIGSDIGSEIVKYSSTPDRTHSHDFILLHSETVYKISVTAISTFDDFSRPATIEAETLKQ; encoded by the exons ATGAAGTCCTGCCTGGTTATCCTCGCCCTTTTGGCAGCGGTCTGCACGGCGCAGCATCCCTGCT GGCCCAACCCGCCTCAGAACCTGCGAGTGTCTTCCCTGACGGCCCATTCCATCGAAGTAGAATTCGAAGACCCGGATAACATTCAAGACTGTCCCATCGGCAGCTACCATTACGAGATCGAGAAGGTTCCCATCGGAAGTGACATTGGAAGTGAAATCGTGAAGTACAGCTCCACCCCAGACAGAACGCATTCCCACGACTTCATACTTCTCCATTCGGAAACTGTCTACAAGATCTCCGTTACTGCTATCTCAACATTTGATGATTTCTCCCGTCCAGCAACCATTGAAGCCGAAACACTAAAGCAGTAA